CTTGTTGCCCGCCTTGGTGCCGGCGCGCTCGACGGCCTGCTCGATGGTGTCGGTGGTCAGGACCCCGAAGATCACGGGCACGCCGGTCGAGAGCGCGGTGCTCGCCACGCCCTTGGCGACCTCGGCCGAGACGTAGTCGAAGTGGGGGGTCGAGCCGCGGATGACCGCGCCGAGGCAGATCACGGCGTCGTACTGACCCGACTTGGCGAGCTTGCTTGCGACCAGCGGGATCTCGAAGGCGCCGGGCACCCAGACGACGGTCACGTTCTCGTCCTGGCCGCCGTGGCGCTCGATGGCGTCGAGGGCGCCCGACAAGAGGCGGCTGCCGATGAACTCGTTGAACCGGCCGACGACGATGGCGAAGCGGTGATTGCCGGCGAGCAGCTTGCCGCCGATGACCTTGGGCATGGGGGGATCCTTTCGGTGACGGGGCGCTTGCTACGACAGCAGGTGCCCGAGCTTCTCTTCCTTGGTTTCAAGGTACTTGGCGTTGTGGGGGTTGCTCTGGATGCGGATCGGCACCCGCGAGACCACCTCGAGGCCGTAGCCGTCGAGGGCGGCGACCTTGCGCGGGTTGTTGGTCAACAGGCGCATGCGCGTGACTCCCAGGTCCCTGAGGATCTGGGCCCCGATCCCGAAGTCGCGCAGATCCGCCGGGAAGCCGAGGTGGAGGTTGGCCTCGACGGTGTCGAGCCCCTCCTCCTGCAGCCGGTAGGCGTGAATCTTGTTGAGCAGGCCGATGCCGCGGCCCTCCTGCTTGAGGTAGACGAGCACGCCGCGGCCCTCGCGGGCGATCGCCTCCAGGGCGCGATCGCGCTGGGGGCCGCAGTCGCAGCGCAGCGAGCCGAAGGCGTCGCCGGTGAGGCACTCGGAGTGCATGCG
The window above is part of the Pantanalinema sp. genome. Proteins encoded here:
- the ribE gene encoding 6,7-dimethyl-8-ribityllumazine synthase — encoded protein: MPKVIGGKLLAGNHRFAIVVGRFNEFIGSRLLSGALDAIERHGGQDENVTVVWVPGAFEIPLVASKLAKSGQYDAVICLGAVIRGSTPHFDYVSAEVAKGVASTALSTGVPVIFGVLTTDTIEQAVERAGTKAGNKGWEAAVSAIEMANLDALLG